A window of Methylobacterium bullatum genomic DNA:
GCCCGCACTGTCTGAGGTCAGCATCCGACCGATCTTAGCGTCCGAACAGCCGATTTGAGTTGCCTGTCCAAGTCTCGACCTCATCCTGAGGCGCCGCGTAGCGGCCTCGAAGGAGGGTTCCAGAAGCCACTGCGCGAACTGGAGGGCTCCTTCGAGGCCTCCGCTACGCTCCGGCACCTCAGGATGAGGTGGTCGGCTTGGATGCTCTACTTTGGCGAGAGCACCGGTTAAGCGATCCGATCAAACAGCTTTAAACAGAAAAAGGCGCCGGTTCATCGAACCGGCGCCCTTTCTCATGGCATCCTGATAACACAGGCCCGATCTCAGCCCTCGCGCACGAAGATCATCGTCCCGAGCGGCGGTGCCGCGAGAACCAGCGAATAGGGCTGGCCATGGCTCTCCACCGCCTCCGCCTGGACGCCGCCCATATTGCCGACGTTCGAGCCGCCATAGCGCTCGGAATCCGAGTTGATCGCCTCGCGATAGAACCCGGCCTCCGGCACGCCGATCCGATATCCGTGACGCGGAATCGGTGTGAAGTTGGAGACGACGACAGCGACCTCCCCCGGATTCGTGCCCTTGCGCGCCCAGGCGATGACGCTGTTGTCCTGGTCGTCCGAGACCAGCCACTGGAAGCCGGCGGCCTCGCAATCCCTCGTGTGAAGGGCGGGCGTCGACGTGTAGAGGCGGTTCAGATCGCGGACGAGATCCTTCACGCCGCGATGCAAAGGGTCGTCGAGCAGGTGCCAGTCGAGGCTCTGGTTGTGGTTCCACTCTTTCTGCTGGCCGAACTCGCCGCCCATGAAGAGCAGCTTCTTGCCCGGATGGCCCCACATGTAGCCGAAATAGGCGCGCAGATTCGCGAATTTCTGCCAGCGGTCGCCCGGCATCTTGTCCAGCAGCGAGCCCTTTCCGTGCACGACCTCATCGTGTGAGAGCGGCAGGATGAAGTTCTCGGAGAAGGCGTAGAGCAGGCCGAAGGTCAGGTCGTGGTGGTGATAGCGGCGATGAATCGTCTGCTTCGACATGAATTCCAGGGTGTCGTGCATCCACCCCATGTTCCACTTGAAGCCGAAGCCGAGACCGCCCGTATAGGTCGGGTGCGACACGCCCGGCCAGGAGGTGGATTCCTCGGCGATGGTCATCGTGCCGGGCGCGTGGCTATAGGTCGCCTCGTTGGTCTTGCGCAGGAAGTTGATGGCGTCGAGATTCTCGTTGCCGCCGTATTGGTTGGGAATCCACTCACCCTGCCGGCGCGAATAGTCGAGGTAGAGCATGGAAGCGACGGCATCCACGCGCAGACCGTCAAGATGGTAGTGCTCGAGCCAGAACCGGGCATTGGCGGCGAGGAAGCTGGACACTTCCGTACGGCCGAAATTGTAGATGTAGGTGCCCCAATCCTGATGGAAGCCCTGGCGCGGGTCGGCATGTTCGTAGAGATGCGTCCCGTCGAACTGGCCGAGACCATGCGCGTCGAGGGGGAAGTGCCCCGGCACCCAATCCAGCATCACGCCGATTCCGGCCTCATGGGCCGTATCGACGAAGGCCGCGAAATCGTCCGGCGTGCCGAAGCGGCTCGTCGGCGCGAACAGCGAGACCGGCTGGTAGCCCCATGAGCCGTCGAACGGATACTCCGTGATCGGCAGCATCTCGATATGGGTGAAGCCCATCTCCTTGACGTAGGGGATCAGGCGCTCGCCCAGTTCCTTGTAGGTCAGGTAGCGGTTGCCCTCCTCGGCGACGCGCGCCCAGGAGCCGAGATGGACCTCGTAGATCGAGATGGCGGTATGGCGGGGGTCCTTCTCGCCACGCGTCGCCATCCACTTGCCGTCGTTCCAGACGGGCGCGTTCGTGCCCTGGAGCACGGAGGCCGTCTCGGGCGGCTTCTGCGCCGCGAAGGCGACGGGATCGGCCTTCAACGGCAGGAGTGAACCGTCGGGTCCGCGGATCTCGAACTTGTAGTGGACGCCGGCGCGCAGGCCGGGGACGAACAGCTCCCAGATGCCGCCGTTCTGCCAGAGCCGCATGGGATGGCGGCGGCCGTCCCATTCGTTGAAATCGCCGACGATGCTCACCCGGCGGGCATTGGGCGCCCAGACCGCGAAGCGGAACCCATCGATACCGTCGAGCACCATGGATTGGGCGCCGAGCACCCGATAGGTGACGTCGCTTCCGATCTCGCGCAGGTTGTCGATGT
This region includes:
- the glgB gene encoding 1,4-alpha-glucan branching enzyme GlgB: MTDIDESLAKTSERERKRSERIAARSAASRSSRQADADTSTVQGVHPDAVAAVMRADHGDPFSVLGPHQIGPGLWEVRVILPEAKSATLLTAGKRIPFERRHQDGFYVARVQSEGRPLYELAVEGWDGTERTRHDPYGFGSSLHQQDIDNLREIGSDVTYRVLGAQSMVLDGIDGFRFAVWAPNARRVSIVGDFNEWDGRRHPMRLWQNGGIWELFVPGLRAGVHYKFEIRGPDGSLLPLKADPVAFAAQKPPETASVLQGTNAPVWNDGKWMATRGEKDPRHTAISIYEVHLGSWARVAEEGNRYLTYKELGERLIPYVKEMGFTHIEMLPITEYPFDGSWGYQPVSLFAPTSRFGTPDDFAAFVDTAHEAGIGVMLDWVPGHFPLDAHGLGQFDGTHLYEHADPRQGFHQDWGTYIYNFGRTEVSSFLAANARFWLEHYHLDGLRVDAVASMLYLDYSRRQGEWIPNQYGGNENLDAINFLRKTNEATYSHAPGTMTIAEESTSWPGVSHPTYTGGLGFGFKWNMGWMHDTLEFMSKQTIHRRYHHHDLTFGLLYAFSENFILPLSHDEVVHGKGSLLDKMPGDRWQKFANLRAYFGYMWGHPGKKLLFMGGEFGQQKEWNHNQSLDWHLLDDPLHRGVKDLVRDLNRLYTSTPALHTRDCEAAGFQWLVSDDQDNSVIAWARKGTNPGEVAVVVSNFTPIPRHGYRIGVPEAGFYREAINSDSERYGGSNVGNMGGVQAEAVESHGQPYSLVLAAPPLGTMIFVREG